The segment AGGTTCTTCTACTTTTGGTGTATTATTAGGATATGTTTTATTATTTTTCTTAATTAAACCAATGTCAGGTTTTGTATTAAAATTAGGTCCTTCAGAAATGTTCATGGTAATTTTATGGGGATTAACTCTGATTGCAAGTTTGACAGGAAAACATATAATCAAAGGTTTAATTGCCGGATTATTTGGTCTTCTAATTGGAACAATAGGATTTAGTGAAGTAGGAGTTATGAGAGGAACTATGAATATAGAACTTCTTGCAGATGGTGTTCCTGTAATTCCAGCAATGATGGGTATGTTTGCTGCATCTGAACTTTTTAAACTTGTTAATTCTGAATTTTTAGTTGAAGATGAAAGTCAAAGAAAAGTTCGTATTTCATATATTATGAAAGGTTTTAAACAAGCATTTAAGTATCCGGCAATACTAATAAGAGGAAGTTTTATTGGTGTTATAATTGGAGCTGTTCCAGGGGTTGGTTCTTCTGTATCGAATTTACTTTCATATATTGAAACAAAAAGAAGAGATAAAGACCCAGATAGTTATGGAAAAGGAAATCCTAAAGGTGTAGTTGCTTCAGAATCAGCAAATAGTACATCTGAAGCTGGTTCAATGGCTACTCTTTTAGCACTTGGTATTCCAGGTGGTGGTGCAACAGCAGTTATGCTTGCTGCCTTTGCTATGCACAATATTACAGGTGGTCCACAATTTATTAGAGAAGAGATGGATATAGTTTATGCTATTATTTTTGCTAACTTTGGACAAGTATTTTTACTAATAGCTTTAGGTCTTATTTTAATACCAATATTAGCATCAATTATTAAAGTTAAAATGACATACTTAGTTCCTTCTGTTTTAGTTTTAGCTACTGCTGGAGCTTTTGGTTTAACTGGAAATATGGCAGGACCAACAGCTGTTTTAGTATTTGCAATTATTGGTTGGCTATTTAGAAGATATAACTTCTCTGTTCCTGCGACTGTTATTGGTATGCTATTAGGAAAAATGGCAGAGAGTAATTTAGTTCAAACATTACAAATTTCAGGTGGTGATATTTCATACATATTTGAAAGACCTATCACTTTAGTGATTTTAGCTTTATTAGTATTATCTTTATTTGGTTCGACAATCATCGAAAAGTTTACGAAGAATAAACTTTCTAGTAAATAAAAAGAGGAGTCTATTAAGGCTCTTCTTCTTTCTCAAATTTTTTTATTATTTTAATGGGAAAATAATAGAAACAACTAATCCATTATTGTTTATTGCTTCAACTTTTGCACGGTGTAAAGATGCAATTTGTTTTACAATATTTAAACCTAAACCACTTCCACTTTTTTTAGAATCAACTCTATAAAATCTATCAAAAATAGTATTTAAATCTTTTTTATTAATACCTTTACCTTCATCTTTTATACTTAACCAAATAGTATTATTATGTCTTTTTAGAAAAAGA is part of the Arcobacter arenosus genome and harbors:
- a CDS encoding tripartite tricarboxylate transporter permease gives rise to the protein MDLIDIASASEALSLLFSQPEYWLVVIPGIMIGLFFGATPGLQTSMAMAIFLPMTLYMDFLQAMLFLTAIFTGGGFGAGVPAILMNIPGTSSAIATAFDGYPMARNGKHNEALGLALGSSTFGVLLGYVLLFFLIKPMSGFVLKLGPSEMFMVILWGLTLIASLTGKHIIKGLIAGLFGLLIGTIGFSEVGVMRGTMNIELLADGVPVIPAMMGMFAASELFKLVNSEFLVEDESQRKVRISYIMKGFKQAFKYPAILIRGSFIGVIIGAVPGVGSSVSNLLSYIETKRRDKDPDSYGKGNPKGVVASESANSTSEAGSMATLLALGIPGGGATAVMLAAFAMHNITGGPQFIREEMDIVYAIIFANFGQVFLLIALGLILIPILASIIKVKMTYLVPSVLVLATAGAFGLTGNMAGPTAVLVFAIIGWLFRRYNFSVPATVIGMLLGKMAESNLVQTLQISGGDISYIFERPITLVILALLVLSLFGSTIIEKFTKNKLSSK